One Aegilops tauschii subsp. strangulata cultivar AL8/78 chromosome 7, Aet v6.0, whole genome shotgun sequence genomic window carries:
- the LOC109784501 gene encoding probable serine/threonine-protein kinase PBL19, whose protein sequence is MGCFAFKGGKGRRRPAGGGKPPPAEPKPDGPKRSKASSSSASTPTRSIQELSEERGAARLRVFGLEELGSATNGFSRALKIGEGGFGSVYRAFFRSAAGGRVVLAVKRLNQRSLQGHKQWLAEVQFLGVLEHPNLVKLVGYCAVDSEAGKHRLLVYEFMPNKTLDDHLFSRAHPPLPWRTRLQIMAGAARGLDYLHRGLPEVQVIYRDFKASNVLLDGEFRPKLSDFGLAREGPTEGRTHVSTAVVGTHGYAAPDYIETGHLTVKSDVWGFGVVLYEILTGRRSVERSRPAEEQKLLGWVRQHPPGGDSFRTIMDPRLGGRYPLAAAREAARLADRCLGKNPKERPDMAEVVEELERVLRMEPAPATPKR, encoded by the exons ATGGGGTGCTTCGCGTTCAAGGGCGGCAAGGGCCGTCGGCGCCCGGCCGGCGGCGGCAAGCCGCCGCCCGCGGAGCCTAAGCCGGACGGGCCGAAGCGGAGCAaggcgtcgtcgtcgtcggcgTCGACGCCGACGAGGAGCATCCAGGAGCTGTCGGAGGAGCGGGGCGCGGCGCGGCTGCGCGTGTTCGGGCTGGAGGAGCTCGGCAGCGCCACCAACGGCTTCAGCCGCGCGCTCAAGATCGGCGAGGGCGGCTTCGGCTCCGTCTAccgcgccttcttccgctccgcCGCCGGCGGCCGCGTCGTCCTCGCCGTCAAGCGCCTCAACCAGCGCAGCCTGCAG GGGCACAAGCAGTGGCTTGCCGAGGTGCAGTTCCTGGGCGTCCTGGAGCACCCGAACCTGGTGAAGCTCGTGGGCTACTGCGCGGTGGACTCGGAGGCCGGCAAGCACAGGCTGCTGGTGTACGAGTTCATGCCCAACAAGACCCTGGACGACCACCTCTTCAGCCGAGCCCACCCGCCGCTGCCCTGGAGGACGAGGCTGCAGATCATGGCCGGCGCCGCGCGCGGCCTCGACTACCTCCACCGCGGCCTCCCGGAAGTCCAG GTGATATACAGGGACTTCAAGGCGTCGAACGTGCTCCTGGACGGCGAGTTCCGGCCGAAGCTGTCGGACTTCGGGCTGGCGAGGGAGGGGCCGACGGAGGGGCGGACGCACGTGTCGACGGCGGTGGTGGGCACGCACGGCTACGCGGCGCCGGACTACATCGAGACGGGGCACCTCACGGTGAAGAGCGACGTGTGGGGGTTCGGGGTGGTGCTGTACGAGATCCTGACGGGGCGGCGGTCGGTGGAGCGCAGCCGGCCGGCGGAGGAGCAGAAGCTGCTGGGGTGGGTGCGCCAGCACCCGCCCGGAGGGGACAGCTTCAGGACCATCATGGACCCGCGGCTGGGCGGGCGGTACCCGCTGGCCGCCGCGCGCGAGGCGGCGAGGCTGGCGGACCGGTGCCTCGGCAAGAACCCCAAGGAGCGGCCGGACATGGCGGAGGTCGTGGAGGAGCTCGAGCGCGTGCTGCGGATGGAGCCGGCCCCGGCGACGCCCAAGCGGTGA
- the LOC109784504 gene encoding uncharacterized protein isoform X2, translating into MGGGVMRTAASAAPLLSAAGEIPAVAPAGSQWASWEVDDWEFADWRSESASEADVAVVGGPRLVFAPPSREEAEEATAELREAIDRVYFKETPVEVVKEHDQELSKLGADALIPAMPGHVVQAFTLLKSSPEAQSVVASLASDKNVWDAVLKNERVMEFYKSHQQTLVNTFPEGTDSTDSVESPEKFEEASPEYALPTASPLSDFVDNAKKTMMEMVDNITNFFQDLFHNPAEAEAGPGSSSKKPSFAEMAAGGSFMALAMAVILVVLFKRA; encoded by the exons ATGGGAGGAGGCGTCATGCGCACC GCCGCGTCGGCGGCGCCGCTGCTGTCCGCGGCCGGGGAGATCCCCGCGGTGGCGCCGGCCGGGTCGCAGTGGGCGTCCTGGGAGGTGGACGACTGGGAGTTCGCGGACTGGAGGTCCGAGTCGGCGTCCGAGGCGGACGTGGCGGTGGTCGGGGGGCCGAGGCTGGTCTTCGCCCCGCCGTCGCGGGAGGAGGCCGAGGAGGCCACCGCCGAGCTCCGGGAAGCTATTGACAG GGTTTATTTTAAAGAGACTCCAGTAGAAGTTGTTAAGGAACATGATCAAGAGCTTAGCAAGCTGGGAGCCGATGCATTGATTCCTGCTATGCCGGGACATGTAGTGCAGGCTTTTACATTGTTAAAATCAAGCCCAGAGGCTCAG AGCGTTGTTGCCTCGCTTGCATCAGATAAAAATGTGTGGGACGCGGTGTTGAAGAATGAGAGGGTTATGGAATTTTACAAGAGTCACCAGCAAA CTCTGGTCAATACTTTTCCTGAGGGCACCGACTCTACTGACTCAGTAGAGTCACCGGAGAAATTTGAAGAGGCATCCCCAGAATATGCACTGCCCACTGCCTCGCCTTTGTCGGACTTTGTGGACAATGCGAAGAAGACGATGATGGAGATGGTTGACAACATAACCAACTTTTTCCAAGACCTGTTCCACAACCCGGCAGAAGCTGAGGCCGGACCTGGCTCATCCTCTAAAAAGCCTTCGTTCGCGGAGATGGCGGCTGGTGGATCTTTCATGGCTCTTGCCATGGCGGTCATCCTAGTTGTTCTGTTCAAGAGGGCATGA
- the LOC109784503 gene encoding novel plant SNARE 11, which yields MDLASVNEELAEIDGQIADIFRALQNGFQKLDKIKDANRRSRQLEELTDKMRDCKRLIKDFERVVKDEAGSVDPNTAKFLNERKQSLIKELNSYVALKKQHASDNKRVDLFDAPSGEDAFGEENVLLASNMSNQQLMQHGDNLMDETDQALARSKQTVQETINVGTETAAALKAQTEQMSRVVNELDSIHFSMKKASKLVKEIGRQVATDRCIMGLLFLIVAGVIAVIIVKIVNPHNKDIPDLPGLAPPVSRRLLSIVENK from the exons ATGGATTTGGCGTCGGTCAACGAGGAGCTCGCCGAGATCGACGGGCAGATCGCCGACATCTTCCGCGCATTGCA AAATGGGTTCCAGAAGCTCGACAAGATCAAGGATGCCAACCGCCGGAGCAGGCAGCTCGAAGAGCTTACTGACAAGATGCGGGACTGCAAAAG GCTTATCAAAGACTTTGAACGAGTTGTCAAGGATGAGGCGGGCAGTGTTGATCCCAACACTGCTAAATTTCTGAACGAGAGAAAGCAGTCACTG ATCAAGGAATTGAACTCTTATGTTGCTCTGAAGAAACA ACATGCAAGTGATAATAAGCGAGTTGATCTTTTTGATGCTCCAAGTGGTGAAGATGCCTTTGGTGAAGAAAATGTCCTGTTAGCATCAA ATATGTCAAACCAGCAGCTAATGCAGCATGGAGACAATCTAATGGATGAGACTGATCAAGCACTCGCACGATCTAAACAG ACTGTCCAAGAGACGATCAATGTGGGTACGGAAACCGCAGCTGCTCTCAAAGCACAG ACAGAGCAAATGAGCAGGGTTGTTAATGAGCTGGATTCCATTCATTTCTCCATGAAAAAGGCATCAAAATTGGTGAAAGAAATTGGTAGGCAGGTTGCAACTGATCGCTGCATCATGGGCTTGCTTTTTCTCATTGTCGCTGGAGTCATAGCTGTAATCATTGTTAAG ATTGTGAACCCACACAACAAGGACATTCCTGACCTCCCCGGGCTCGCTCCACCGGTCAGCAGAAGGCTGTTGTCCATTGTAGAGAACAAGTGA
- the LOC109784504 gene encoding uncharacterized protein isoform X1: MGGGVMRTAAKVGLAGGAAAAAGRFRNVAPSFATAPAAEAASAAPLLSAAGEIPAVAPAGSQWASWEVDDWEFADWRSESASEADVAVVGGPRLVFAPPSREEAEEATAELREAIDRVYFKETPVEVVKEHDQELSKLGADALIPAMPGHVVQAFTLLKSSPEAQSVVASLASDKNVWDAVLKNERVMEFYKSHQQTLVNTFPEGTDSTDSVESPEKFEEASPEYALPTASPLSDFVDNAKKTMMEMVDNITNFFQDLFHNPAEAEAGPGSSSKKPSFAEMAAGGSFMALAMAVILVVLFKRA; this comes from the exons ATGGGAGGAGGCGTCATGCGCACCGCCGCGAAGGTCGGCCTCGCCGGgggcgccgcggcggcggcgggccgctTCCGCAACGTCGCCCCGTCCTTCGCCACGGCGCCCGCCGCCGAGGCCGCGTCGGCGGCGCCGCTGCTGTCCGCGGCCGGGGAGATCCCCGCGGTGGCGCCGGCCGGGTCGCAGTGGGCGTCCTGGGAGGTGGACGACTGGGAGTTCGCGGACTGGAGGTCCGAGTCGGCGTCCGAGGCGGACGTGGCGGTGGTCGGGGGGCCGAGGCTGGTCTTCGCCCCGCCGTCGCGGGAGGAGGCCGAGGAGGCCACCGCCGAGCTCCGGGAAGCTATTGACAG GGTTTATTTTAAAGAGACTCCAGTAGAAGTTGTTAAGGAACATGATCAAGAGCTTAGCAAGCTGGGAGCCGATGCATTGATTCCTGCTATGCCGGGACATGTAGTGCAGGCTTTTACATTGTTAAAATCAAGCCCAGAGGCTCAG AGCGTTGTTGCCTCGCTTGCATCAGATAAAAATGTGTGGGACGCGGTGTTGAAGAATGAGAGGGTTATGGAATTTTACAAGAGTCACCAGCAAA CTCTGGTCAATACTTTTCCTGAGGGCACCGACTCTACTGACTCAGTAGAGTCACCGGAGAAATTTGAAGAGGCATCCCCAGAATATGCACTGCCCACTGCCTCGCCTTTGTCGGACTTTGTGGACAATGCGAAGAAGACGATGATGGAGATGGTTGACAACATAACCAACTTTTTCCAAGACCTGTTCCACAACCCGGCAGAAGCTGAGGCCGGACCTGGCTCATCCTCTAAAAAGCCTTCGTTCGCGGAGATGGCGGCTGGTGGATCTTTCATGGCTCTTGCCATGGCGGTCATCCTAGTTGTTCTGTTCAAGAGGGCATGA